One window of the Prinia subflava isolate CZ2003 ecotype Zambia chromosome 1, Cam_Psub_1.2, whole genome shotgun sequence genome contains the following:
- the BAMBI gene encoding BMP and activin membrane-bound inhibitor homolog has protein sequence MDRHSSYIFIWLQLELCAMAVLLTRGEIRCYCDAAHCVATGYMCKSELSACFSRLLDPQNTHSPLTHGCLDSIASTAELCQAKQAQNHSGTTTMSTLECCHEDMCNYRGLHDVLSPSRGDASGQGSRYQHDSSRNLITKVQELTSSKELWFRAAVIAVPIAGGLILVLLIMLALRMLRSENKRLQDQRQQMLSRLHYSFHGHHSKKGQVAKLDLECMVPVTGHENCCMTCDKMRHSDLSNDKILSLVHWGMYSGHGKLEFV, from the exons ATGGATCGCCATTCCAGCTACATCTTCATCTGGCTGCAACTGGAGCTGTGCGCCATGGCCGTCCTGCTCACCAGAG gtGAAATCAGATGCTACTGTGATGCTGCACACTGTGTTGCAACTGGCTATATGTGCAAATCTGAGCTCAGTGCCTGCTTCTCCAGACTGCTGGATCCTCAGAACACACATTCCCCACTTACTCATGGCTGCTTGGACTCTATTGCaagcacagctgagctctgccaagCCAAACAAGCACAAAACCACTCTGGCACCACCACCATGTCCACGTTGGAATGCTGTCATGAAGATATGTGCAATTACAGAGGACTGCATGATGTTTTGTCTCCTTCCAGGGGCGATGCTTCAG GACAAGGGAGCAGATATCAacatgacagcagcaggaatctcaTCACCAAAGTGCAAGAACTGACTTCTTCAAAAGAGTTATGGTTCAGGGCAGCTGTAATTGCTGTTCCAATAGCTGGTGGGCTAATCTTGGTGCTCCTTATCATGCTGGCCTTGAGGATGCTCAGGAGTGAAAACAAGAGACTGCAGGATCAGCGACAGCAAATGCTCTCTCGTTTGCACTACAGTTTTCATGGACATCATTCGAAAAAAGGGCAGGTGGCAAAATTGGACTTGGAATGCATGGTGCCTGTGACTGGTCACGAGAACTGCTGCATGACCTGTGATAAAATGAGACATTCAGACCTCAGCAATGATAAAATTCTTTCACTGGTCCACTGGGGAATGTACAGCGGACATGGGAAGCTGGAATTTGTATGA